One genomic region from Xenopus laevis strain J_2021 chromosome 2L, Xenopus_laevis_v10.1, whole genome shotgun sequence encodes:
- the LOC121399664 gene encoding probable serine/threonine-protein kinase mkcA, whose amino-acid sequence MDVSVTIVKEIEKKEILQEVEVLELIRGHENIIGYYGAYYHRTSVKKPHYEGLWGLCHLENKKVIHHNLRPQNIILTTSADVKISK is encoded by the exons ATGGATGTGTCTGTGACCATCGTAAAGGAGATAGAG aaaaaagaaatccttcAAGAAGTTGAAGTCCTTGAACTGATCAGAGGCCATGAAAACATCATTGGCTACTATGGGGCTTATTACCATCGTACCTCTGTAAAGAAGCCCCACTATGAAGGACTGTGG GGCCTGTGTCATCTGGAAAACAAAAAGGTCATCCATCACAACCTGCGGCCCCAGAATATTATCTTGACAACATCAGCAGATGTAAAGATCAGTAAGTGA